From the genome of Flavobacterium luteolum, one region includes:
- the bioB gene encoding biotin synthase BioB, whose amino-acid sequence MNTQIRHDWKKEEIQAIYDQPLLELVYQAATVHREFHKPSEIQVCTLLSVKTGGCPEDCSYCGQAARYHTDIKVQALLPTEKVLEHAQKAKDGGSSRFCMAAAWREVRDNKDFDRVIEMVKGVNDLGLEVCCTLGMLTEEQAIRLQEAGLYAYNHNLDTSESYYDEIISTRKFDQRLDTINNVRKAGITVCSGGIIGLGESNADRVSMLLTLATMPVHPESVPVNALARVKGTPLENNPKVPIWDMVRMIATARIVMPASIVRLSAGRIEMTEEEQAWCFMAGANSIFTGERETLLVTPNPGLSEDMQMFQNLGLKPLVKENKSACSVI is encoded by the coding sequence ATGAACACGCAAATAAGACACGACTGGAAAAAAGAAGAAATTCAAGCTATTTACGATCAGCCTTTATTAGAATTGGTTTATCAGGCTGCAACCGTACATCGCGAGTTTCATAAACCTTCAGAAATACAGGTTTGTACGTTGCTTTCTGTAAAAACAGGCGGTTGTCCAGAAGATTGTTCGTATTGCGGACAAGCAGCACGTTATCATACAGACATTAAAGTTCAAGCACTTCTTCCGACAGAAAAAGTATTAGAACATGCGCAAAAAGCAAAAGACGGCGGTTCTTCTCGTTTTTGTATGGCGGCCGCTTGGCGCGAAGTGCGTGACAACAAAGATTTTGATCGTGTTATCGAAATGGTAAAAGGTGTAAACGATCTTGGTTTGGAAGTTTGCTGTACTTTGGGAATGCTTACAGAAGAGCAAGCCATTCGTCTTCAAGAAGCGGGTCTTTATGCTTATAATCATAATTTGGATACTTCTGAAAGTTATTACGATGAAATAATCAGCACTCGTAAGTTTGACCAACGTTTGGATACTATTAATAATGTGAGAAAAGCAGGAATCACAGTTTGTTCGGGCGGAATTATTGGCCTTGGAGAATCTAATGCCGATAGAGTTTCTATGCTGTTAACTTTAGCAACAATGCCTGTTCATCCTGAATCTGTTCCTGTAAATGCCTTGGCCAGAGTAAAAGGAACTCCGCTAGAAAACAATCCGAAAGTGCCTATTTGGGATATGGTTCGAATGATAGCTACAGCGCGTATTGTGATGCCTGCTTCTATTGTTCGTTTAAGCGCCGGACGTATCGAAATGACCGAAGAAGAACAAGCTTGGTGTTTTATGGCTGGTGCCAATTCTATTTTTACTGGGGAACGCGAAACTTTATTGGTAACGCCAAATCCAGGATTATCAGAAGATATGCAGATGTTTCAAAATCTTGGGCTTAAGCCTTTGGTTAAAGAAAATAAAAGTGCTTGTTCTGTGATTTAA
- a CDS encoding helix-turn-helix transcriptional regulator — MEQKIHQGRNIKRFREMLNIKQEALAYDLGEDWSQKKISMLEQKDTIEESLLRQISAILKIPVEAFQNFDEEQAINIISNTFGDNACVGNPNSTFNFNPIGELKKIHEEKIALFERMLKEKDEMMARLEKLIGK; from the coding sequence ATGGAACAGAAAATTCATCAGGGAAGAAACATAAAACGCTTCAGAGAAATGCTTAACATTAAGCAAGAAGCATTGGCTTATGATCTTGGAGAAGACTGGAGCCAGAAGAAGATTTCTATGCTGGAACAAAAAGATACAATTGAAGAGAGTCTGCTTAGACAAATCTCAGCTATATTAAAAATTCCTGTTGAAGCTTTTCAAAATTTTGATGAGGAACAAGCTATAAATATTATTTCAAATACTTTTGGAGATAATGCATGTGTCGGAAATCCTAATTCTACATTCAATTTCAATCCTATTGGAGAATTAAAAAAAATTCATGAAGAGAAAATTGCTTTGTTTGAACGTATGCTAAAAGAGAAAGACGAAATGATGGCTAGGCTTGAGAAATTAATCGGCAAATAA
- a CDS encoding REP-associated tyrosine transposase, translated as MKEGYVIRDQKLPHFITPTIVDWIDVFTRQSYRDVIIECLDYCIKNKGMILYGYVIMSNHIHMIVQSEDGKLSDLIRDFKKFTAKTILDKIKNSPESRREWMLERFKLAAEKHTRNKLYQFWQYGNHAEEIYSNKFMCSKLDYIHLNPVRAGYVNRASEYVYSSASNYINDKGLLSIEKADNPIVDILNLKSIFRDNLY; from the coding sequence ATGAAAGAAGGCTATGTAATAAGAGATCAAAAACTGCCGCATTTTATCACGCCAACAATTGTAGACTGGATCGATGTTTTTACACGACAGAGTTATAGGGATGTTATAATTGAATGCTTAGATTACTGTATTAAAAATAAAGGAATGATTTTGTATGGTTATGTCATAATGAGCAATCACATTCATATGATTGTGCAGTCGGAAGACGGAAAGCTTTCAGATTTAATAAGAGATTTTAAAAAGTTTACAGCAAAAACTATCCTAGACAAAATAAAAAATAGTCCAGAAAGCAGAAGAGAGTGGATGCTGGAAAGATTTAAACTTGCTGCAGAAAAACATACCAGAAATAAACTTTATCAATTTTGGCAGTATGGAAATCACGCGGAAGAAATTTACAGCAATAAATTTATGTGCTCTAAACTGGATTATATACATTTAAATCCTGTAAGAGCAGGCTATGTGAATCGAGCATCAGAATATGTTTATTCTAGCGCAAGCAATTATATTAATGATAAAGGATTGCTAAGTATTGAAAAAGCAGATAATCCAATTGTCGATATTTTAAATTTAAAGTCTATTTTTCGAGATAATCTTTATTAG
- a CDS encoding DUF5958 family protein, with amino-acid sequence MELLNEIQVNKFGQNLVEINDLSNIFSLLTLNEKKEFLNDILFLIMQSKPKEEDIENAIKESNLKKTYTPCILLQKGVANHNLKKLLDLPENEINKSFILLLHLFKISYSRRFEIEKNDENKWWYWDLSDDKKVKAIIENRGIL; translated from the coding sequence ATGGAATTATTAAATGAGATTCAAGTAAATAAATTTGGACAAAATTTAGTTGAAATAAATGATTTGTCGAATATATTTAGTTTACTAACTTTAAATGAGAAAAAAGAATTTTTGAACGATATTCTTTTTTTAATAATGCAATCAAAACCTAAAGAAGAAGATATTGAAAATGCAATTAAAGAAAGTAATCTAAAAAAAACTTACACACCATGTATTTTACTTCAAAAAGGTGTTGCAAATCATAATTTAAAGAAACTTTTAGATTTGCCAGAAAACGAGATTAATAAATCGTTTATTCTGCTTTTGCATTTGTTCAAAATATCTTATAGCAGAAGATTTGAAATTGAAAAGAACGATGAGAATAAATGGTGGTACTGGGATTTATCTGATGATAAAAAAGTGAAAGCTATAATAGAAAATCGTGGAATTTTATAG
- a CDS encoding REP-associated tyrosine transposase — translation MKEGYVIRDQKLPHFITPTIVDWIDVFTRQRYKNVIIECLDYCIKNKGMILYGYVIMSNHIHMIVQSEDGKLSDLVRDFKKFTAKTILDKIQNSPESRREWMLERFKLAAEKHTRNKLYQFWQYGNHAEEIYSNKFMWSKLDYIHLNPVRAGYVNRASEYVYSSASNYINDKGLLSIEKADNSIVDVLNLKSIFRDNLY, via the coding sequence ATGAAAGAAGGTTATGTAATTAGAGATCAAAAACTGCCGCATTTTATCACGCCAACAATTGTAGACTGGATCGATGTTTTTACACGTCAGCGTTATAAGAATGTTATAATTGAATGCTTAGATTACTGCATTAAAAATAAAGGAATGATTTTGTATGGTTATGTCATAATGAGCAATCACATTCATATGATTGTGCAGTCGGAAGATGGAAAGCTTTCGGATTTAGTAAGAGATTTTAAAAAGTTTACAGCAAAAACTATCCTAGACAAAATACAAAATAGTCCAGAAAGCAGAAGAGAGTGGATGCTGGAAAGATTTAAACTTGCTGCAGAAAAACATACCAGAAATAAACTTTATCAATTTTGGCAGTACGGAAATCACGCAGAAGAAATTTACAGCAATAAATTTATGTGGTCTAAACTGGATTATATACATTTAAATCCTGTAAGAGCAGGCTATGTGAATCGAGCATCAGAATATGTTTATTCTAGCGCAAGCAATTATATTAATGATAAAGGATTGCTAAGTATTGAAAAAGCAGATAATTCAATTGTCGATGTTTTAAATTTAAAGTCTATTTTTCGAGATAATCTTTATTAG
- a CDS encoding DNA-deoxyinosine glycosylase, whose protein sequence is MQQKTEKPMLKEALQPLIDNSTVILIMGTMAGEQSIAKQEYYANKGNLFWKILFGIFDEEFSASYEDRKALVKKYNIGLWNVLKSCKREGSSDAKITEETLNDFESLHKQFPNIKHVFFESKAAAKYFHKHTIPQEGITYTTLPSTSGLNAGLTKAEKMEQWKAVSQIALSKHEG, encoded by the coding sequence ATGCAACAAAAAACAGAAAAACCAATGCTAAAAGAAGCCCTTCAACCATTAATAGATAATTCCACAGTTATTTTAATTATGGGTACAATGGCTGGCGAACAATCTATTGCCAAACAAGAATACTATGCAAACAAAGGCAACCTTTTCTGGAAAATTTTGTTTGGTATTTTTGATGAAGAATTCAGCGCTTCTTATGAAGATCGAAAAGCGCTGGTCAAAAAATACAATATTGGACTTTGGAATGTTCTTAAAAGCTGTAAAAGAGAAGGAAGCAGCGACGCTAAAATAACAGAAGAAACTCTTAACGATTTTGAGAGTTTACACAAACAGTTTCCAAATATAAAACATGTCTTTTTTGAAAGCAAAGCTGCAGCAAAATACTTTCACAAGCATACTATACCGCAAGAAGGAATAACTTATACAACGCTGCCCTCCACAAGTGGGTTAAATGCAGGTTTAACTAAAGCAGAAAAAATGGAACAATGGAAAGCCGTATCTCAAATAGCGCTTTCTAAACATGAGGGTTAA
- a CDS encoding EthD family reductase — MAKMTVIYKTPKDTAFFEKHYYEVHIPLAKKLPGIIKYEVSNGSVLSLTGHSDVYLVANLYFESIEVMMESFKSDIGQQCAVDRRILANDDEVQIYVYDVKNT, encoded by the coding sequence ATGGCAAAAATGACAGTAATTTACAAAACTCCAAAAGACACTGCTTTTTTTGAAAAGCATTATTATGAAGTGCATATTCCGTTGGCAAAAAAACTTCCTGGAATTATAAAATATGAAGTAAGCAATGGATCTGTCTTATCGCTTACAGGACATTCAGATGTGTATCTTGTGGCTAATTTATATTTTGAATCTATAGAAGTCATGATGGAATCTTTTAAATCAGATATCGGACAACAATGTGCTGTCGACCGCAGAATTCTAGCCAATGACGATGAGGTACAGATTTATGTGTATGATGTTAAAAACACGTGA
- a CDS encoding GlxA family transcriptional regulator, whose product MKQLIIIVPEGDNNLSSISGAYEIFTKANAFNRANGKKELFHIQLAGISEKVEFNQGIFTVKPHLNISQVSKTDLIIIPSLNHNYNLALEHNEELVLWLKKQYRKGAEIATICTGAFMLAASGLLDGKSCSTHWSVKENFSKMFPKINLRIDELITDENGIYTNGGAYSFLNLMIYLIEKYYGRATAIYCAKVFQIEMNRSTQSQFIIFSGQKKHEDEMVLHAQSFIEQNLGEKLSMSDLSNRFNVSRRNFDRRFIRATGNTPSEYQQRVKIEAAKKAFESDRKTVNEVMYEVGYSDIKAFRDAFKKITGIAPVEYKKKYHKGAA is encoded by the coding sequence ATGAAACAACTTATCATTATAGTTCCTGAAGGAGACAATAATCTTTCGAGTATTTCTGGCGCATACGAAATCTTTACAAAAGCAAATGCTTTTAATAGAGCAAATGGCAAAAAAGAATTATTCCATATTCAGCTTGCTGGAATTTCTGAGAAAGTAGAATTCAATCAGGGAATTTTTACTGTGAAACCTCATCTAAATATTTCGCAGGTTAGTAAAACCGATTTGATCATCATTCCGTCATTAAACCACAATTATAATCTCGCTCTTGAACATAATGAAGAATTAGTGCTGTGGCTAAAAAAACAGTATAGAAAAGGTGCCGAAATCGCGACTATTTGCACAGGAGCTTTCATGCTCGCCGCATCGGGACTACTTGACGGAAAAAGCTGTTCTACGCACTGGTCTGTTAAGGAAAATTTCAGTAAGATGTTTCCAAAAATAAATCTTAGAATTGACGAACTAATTACAGACGAAAATGGAATTTACACCAATGGTGGTGCTTATTCTTTTTTGAATCTGATGATTTATCTTATTGAAAAATATTACGGTAGGGCTACAGCAATTTATTGCGCAAAAGTATTTCAGATCGAAATGAATCGAAGTACACAATCGCAATTTATTATTTTCTCAGGTCAGAAAAAGCATGAAGATGAAATGGTACTGCATGCGCAATCTTTTATAGAGCAAAATCTGGGAGAAAAATTATCAATGAGTGATCTTTCTAACAGGTTTAACGTAAGCAGAAGGAATTTTGACCGAAGATTTATAAGAGCCACAGGAAATACTCCGAGCGAATATCAGCAAAGGGTAAAAATCGAAGCGGCTAAAAAAGCCTTTGAATCAGACCGAAAAACGGTAAATGAAGTGATGTACGAAGTGGGTTATTCTGACATAAAAGCTTTTCGCGATGCATTTAAAAAAATTACGGGAATTGCACCTGTAGAATACAAAAAGAAATACCATAAAGGCGCGGCCTAA
- a CDS encoding RNA methyltransferase yields the protein MNDNFINEYFGIGIQNGKTPENLGVLWRSAQNLGATFIFTIGNRYAKQACDTHDAVKAIPYFHYDTFEAFFENLPKGARLVGVELSENASDLETFEHPRRCVYILGAEDHGLSKKVMEKCHHLVKFKSEKSLNVAVAGTIVMYDRNLSKPRS from the coding sequence ATGAATGATAATTTTATAAATGAATACTTTGGTATAGGAATACAAAATGGTAAAACACCAGAAAACTTAGGTGTTTTGTGGAGATCGGCTCAAAACTTAGGAGCTACTTTTATATTTACCATAGGAAATCGATATGCTAAACAAGCTTGTGATACGCACGATGCTGTAAAAGCAATTCCGTATTTTCATTACGATACTTTTGAAGCCTTTTTTGAAAACTTACCTAAAGGAGCAAGATTAGTTGGAGTTGAATTATCTGAAAATGCTTCCGACTTAGAAACTTTTGAACACCCGAGACGCTGCGTTTATATTTTGGGTGCAGAAGATCACGGTTTATCAAAAAAAGTAATGGAAAAGTGCCATCATTTGGTGAAATTCAAATCAGAAAAAAGTTTGAATGTGGCCGTAGCAGGAACCATTGTGATGTACGATAGAAATTTGTCTAAGCCGCGTTCTTAA
- a CDS encoding RagB/SusD family nutrient uptake outer membrane protein: protein MKHIQVKKYIITAFASIFLAGCSDNILEENPRAIFTPDYFSTPEGVMGGITSMYGHLRYMYGSGYFLNTGQIATDESTWGQNSDGNVKNLDFSGVGVINAQTSNTGIVWGNTFPNINTASGVIENASKIGTISPALIAEARFFRAFDYFLLVQTFGGVPLDLGAGELRFNSSTVRTSVRNTVPEVYSKAIFPDLKQAVEDLPVTGRVTGGLTKTAARFYLAKAYLTFAWWLENPNNIPTYPLADRKDLDGHDAAWYYQQAYNVAVEAINNPGPFGLVSSFYEVSVGKNDRNKEMLLYADHTETSSLYNGGDIGYSGGGFSTDYFAGWFGQFNYTGVRSSSSSTGWAAVSSVQREAEQHLGRPWTMLAPPIEVFKKTFADKTNDSRYDGTFTTVYRGNWAKAGITSPVLYNANYLPISNGDPVLTFLNNDTPGIDYSNSVFNSSIGAGVLPGRADFVIEPSVISRICYPGNWKLGPYRTDNGTGLGSPNGSSTRPFPIAKFSELYFVAAEAAVKGAAVQGGKTARDLINVIRARAGKWTFDNNGNKVKTQDNSAAMTAATPLIIDIDYILAERSREYFGEGYRWYDLVRTQKWTQYGNSFSIAGATNPNDWKDHSVKVFTRTIAPENYLRPIPTSQLDGMQMTPEEKAAYQNPGY, encoded by the coding sequence ATGAAACATATTCAAGTAAAAAAATATATTATAACAGCATTTGCTTCAATTTTTCTGGCAGGATGTTCAGATAATATATTAGAAGAAAATCCTAGAGCTATTTTTACCCCAGATTATTTTTCTACTCCAGAAGGAGTAATGGGAGGAATAACATCAATGTACGGCCATTTGAGATATATGTATGGTAGCGGTTATTTTTTAAATACAGGACAGATTGCAACCGATGAATCTACATGGGGACAAAACTCAGATGGGAATGTTAAAAATCTTGACTTCTCTGGAGTAGGAGTAATTAATGCCCAAACAAGTAATACTGGTATAGTCTGGGGGAATACTTTTCCTAATATCAATACGGCAAGTGGTGTAATTGAAAACGCTTCCAAAATTGGAACCATTTCTCCCGCTCTGATTGCTGAAGCAAGATTTTTTAGAGCTTTTGACTACTTCTTATTAGTACAGACTTTTGGCGGTGTGCCATTAGATTTGGGAGCAGGAGAATTGAGATTTAATTCTTCTACAGTAAGAACTTCTGTGCGAAATACAGTTCCAGAAGTGTATAGCAAAGCGATATTTCCAGATTTAAAACAAGCGGTTGAAGACTTGCCAGTAACAGGACGTGTGACTGGAGGTCTTACTAAAACAGCTGCACGTTTTTATCTTGCCAAAGCATATCTAACATTTGCATGGTGGCTAGAAAATCCGAATAATATCCCTACTTATCCTTTAGCAGACCGCAAAGATTTAGATGGGCATGATGCCGCTTGGTATTATCAGCAAGCTTATAACGTTGCAGTAGAAGCAATAAACAATCCTGGACCTTTCGGATTAGTGTCTTCTTTTTACGAAGTAAGTGTTGGTAAAAATGACCGCAATAAAGAAATGCTGCTGTATGCAGATCATACAGAAACCAGTTCTCTTTATAACGGAGGTGACATCGGTTATAGTGGCGGAGGTTTTAGCACAGATTATTTTGCTGGATGGTTTGGACAGTTTAACTATACTGGTGTAAGAAGTTCTTCAAGCAGTACCGGCTGGGCTGCGGTAAGTTCTGTGCAGCGTGAAGCAGAACAGCATTTAGGAAGACCTTGGACGATGCTTGCGCCTCCTATTGAAGTGTTTAAAAAGACATTTGCCGATAAAACAAATGATTCTAGATATGACGGAACTTTCACCACAGTATATCGCGGAAACTGGGCGAAAGCAGGAATTACTTCGCCAGTATTGTATAATGCCAATTATCTTCCTATTTCAAACGGAGATCCAGTTCTTACCTTTTTAAATAATGATACTCCAGGTATTGATTATTCTAATTCTGTATTTAACAGTTCAATTGGAGCAGGTGTGCTTCCTGGAAGAGCAGACTTTGTAATTGAGCCTAGCGTGATCTCTAGAATATGTTATCCAGGAAATTGGAAATTAGGACCATATCGTACAGATAACGGAACAGGTTTAGGTTCTCCTAACGGAAGTAGTACGCGTCCGTTTCCAATAGCTAAATTCTCTGAGTTGTATTTTGTAGCTGCAGAAGCCGCTGTTAAAGGGGCTGCAGTGCAAGGAGGTAAAACAGCAAGAGATTTGATTAATGTTATTCGTGCTCGTGCAGGAAAATGGACTTTTGATAATAATGGGAATAAAGTTAAAACACAGGATAACAGTGCTGCGATGACGGCTGCTACTCCTTTAATTATTGATATTGACTATATTCTGGCAGAACGTTCTCGTGAATATTTTGGAGAAGGCTATAGATGGTATGATCTCGTACGCACGCAAAAATGGACCCAGTACGGAAATTCATTTTCAATTGCGGGAGCTACTAATCCAAATGATTGGAAAGATCATAGCGTTAAGGTGTTTACAAGAACAATTGCTCCTGAGAATTACCTTCGTCCAATACCAACAAGCCAGCTCGACGGGATGCAGATGACGCCTGAAGAAAAAGCAGCCTATCAGAATCCTGGCTATTAG
- a CDS encoding SusC/RagA family TonB-linked outer membrane protein gives MTNFFVASRSKLLKCFGFLILMSVFSIHSNAQTTVTGTVSDDKGPIPGANVNVKGTKTGVSTGFDGTYSIAVPSNGVLVFSFLGFTSREVGVNGQKTINVKLQEDSNNLKEVVVIGYGAQRKEAVTGSVASIKGSEIREVPSANITQSMQGRLPGVQITQTSTKPGAAMQIRIRGTRSLTAGNDPLVVLDGIPFSGTLADISPEDIKSVDILKDASATAIYGSRGANGVILVTSNRGTKGQRTSIAYNTYTGYKTAVKYPMMEGPKYVEFRKLAGKNLVNGIDEADDVNTDWQDLFYRTGIVTNHDIAVTGGTENGNYNVGVNYYKDQAVIPGSEYNRYSIRAALDQEIGIFKIGFSSNNNYSITDGASLGMYGVLSMSPIANPYNEDGSLKRTVKMPQDENWVYTKESMRNLGDKWADTNKAFGSYNSIYGELKIPAVEGLKARVNLGGNYRTSNSGTYTGIGVFNANPDNPNVASIGNSQSTSWTVETMLTYDRTFSEKHKINALAMYSSAQDTYNSSLISRRNIAGDSFQYFNLGQTSTGDNDDITINNGNQTYTQSGLISYMARAMYSYADRYMISATVRSDASSRLAPSNQWHTYPAFSAGWNISKESFMKNVKWVNALKLRGGYGQTSNQSVAPYATLGYLSTRPYNFGASNATGYYVSTLPNPNLGWEYSITSNFGLDFSLFNNRLSGTAEYYTTDTKDLLLSVNLPVTSGVSSYVGNVGSTQNKGWELSLNGVILDNYNGWTWDAGVNIYSNKNKLVSLASGMTEDQNNWWFVGKPLNVIYDYKKIGLWQTDAEAKQYEGPAGQAGMVRVAYTGDYNADGTPKRLIGAEDRQVLNADPDFQGGFNTRVAYKNFDISVVGLFQSGGILNSTLYGSNGYLNINDGRRGQIDVDYWTPENTDAQFPKPGGPTESNNPKYGSTLGYFDGSFVKLKTITLGYSLNKQWIKSAGMEKLKLYCTIQNPWVIYSPYHKVSGLDPETNSYANDASNMAVAYSGNLSRLLTVGYNTPQSRNLILGLSIIF, from the coding sequence ATGACTAACTTTTTTGTTGCAAGTCGATCAAAGCTTCTCAAATGCTTTGGTTTTTTGATCTTAATGTCTGTCTTTTCGATTCACTCGAATGCACAGACAACAGTCACAGGAACAGTCTCAGATGATAAAGGACCTATTCCAGGTGCCAATGTAAATGTAAAAGGGACAAAGACTGGTGTCAGTACAGGTTTTGACGGTACTTATTCTATTGCAGTACCTTCTAACGGAGTGCTTGTCTTTAGTTTTTTAGGTTTCACAAGTCGTGAAGTCGGTGTTAATGGACAGAAAACTATTAATGTAAAGTTGCAGGAGGATTCCAATAATCTAAAAGAAGTAGTTGTTATTGGGTATGGAGCCCAGCGTAAAGAAGCAGTTACAGGATCGGTCGCCTCAATTAAAGGAAGTGAAATACGTGAGGTTCCTTCTGCCAATATTACTCAATCTATGCAGGGACGTCTTCCTGGTGTTCAAATTACACAAACCTCTACAAAACCGGGAGCTGCGATGCAGATCCGTATTCGAGGTACACGTTCATTAACAGCAGGCAATGATCCTTTAGTGGTACTTGACGGTATTCCGTTTTCAGGAACTCTGGCAGATATAAGTCCTGAAGATATCAAAAGTGTAGATATATTAAAAGATGCATCTGCTACTGCTATTTATGGTTCTCGAGGAGCAAATGGAGTTATTTTGGTAACCAGCAACAGAGGAACGAAAGGACAAAGAACATCTATTGCCTATAATACTTATACAGGATATAAAACCGCTGTTAAGTACCCTATGATGGAAGGACCTAAATATGTTGAATTTCGAAAATTGGCAGGTAAAAATCTTGTAAACGGAATAGATGAAGCTGATGATGTGAACACAGACTGGCAAGATTTATTTTATAGAACAGGAATTGTAACTAATCATGATATTGCAGTTACAGGAGGAACAGAAAATGGTAATTATAATGTTGGGGTTAATTACTATAAAGACCAAGCTGTAATACCAGGATCAGAATATAACAGATATTCTATTCGTGCAGCTTTAGATCAGGAAATTGGCATTTTCAAAATTGGTTTTTCTTCTAATAATAATTATAGTATAACAGATGGTGCTAGTTTAGGAATGTACGGAGTTTTAAGTATGTCGCCAATTGCAAATCCTTATAATGAAGACGGTTCGCTAAAAAGAACCGTAAAAATGCCTCAAGACGAAAACTGGGTTTATACCAAAGAAAGTATGAGAAATCTAGGAGATAAGTGGGCCGATACAAACAAAGCTTTCGGTTCTTACAATTCTATTTACGGTGAACTTAAAATACCAGCTGTTGAAGGTTTGAAAGCTCGAGTGAATCTAGGAGGAAACTACAGAACCAGCAATTCTGGTACTTATACAGGAATCGGAGTTTTTAATGCTAATCCAGACAATCCAAATGTGGCATCTATTGGAAACTCGCAGTCTACAAGCTGGACAGTTGAAACAATGCTGACGTATGATCGTACATTTTCTGAAAAACATAAAATAAATGCATTGGCGATGTATTCGTCAGCACAAGATACGTACAACAGTTCTTTAATTTCAAGAAGAAATATAGCAGGAGATAGTTTTCAGTATTTTAATTTGGGTCAAACTTCTACAGGTGATAATGATGATATTACTATAAATAATGGCAATCAGACTTATACTCAAAGTGGTCTTATTTCGTATATGGCTCGTGCAATGTATTCGTATGCAGATCGCTACATGATTAGCGCAACAGTACGTTCTGATGCTTCTTCTCGTCTTGCGCCTTCTAATCAGTGGCATACTTATCCAGCATTTTCAGCAGGTTGGAATATTAGTAAAGAGTCTTTTATGAAGAATGTAAAGTGGGTAAATGCTTTAAAACTTAGAGGAGGATATGGTCAGACTTCAAATCAATCCGTGGCACCTTATGCAACATTAGGTTATTTAAGTACAAGGCCTTACAATTTTGGAGCAAGCAATGCAACTGGTTATTATGTTTCGACTCTTCCTAATCCTAATTTAGGATGGGAATATTCTATCACTTCAAATTTCGGACTAGATTTTTCTCTTTTCAATAATAGGCTTTCGGGAACAGCTGAGTATTATACTACAGATACAAAAGATCTTTTGTTGAGCGTTAATCTTCCTGTAACTTCTGGAGTTAGTTCGTATGTAGGTAATGTAGGATCAACTCAGAATAAAGGTTGGGAGTTAAGTCTTAATGGCGTAATTCTAGACAATTATAATGGATGGACTTGGGATGCAGGTGTTAACATTTATAGCAATAAAAACAAATTGGTGTCTCTTGCTTCGGGCATGACAGAAGATCAGAATAACTGGTGGTTTGTTGGAAAACCGCTTAATGTAATATATGATTACAAAAAAATAGGACTCTGGCAGACCGATGCTGAGGCAAAACAATATGAAGGACCTGCAGGTCAAGCTGGGATGGTAAGAGTTGCTTATACTGGAGATTATAATGCTGATGGAACGCCTAAGAGATTGATTGGAGCAGAAGACAGACAGGTGTTAAATGCAGATCCAGATTTTCAAGGTGGTTTTAATACAAGAGTGGCCTATAAAAATTTTGATATAAGCGTTGTAGGACTTTTCCAGAGCGGAGGTATTTTAAACAGTACACTTTACGGTTCTAACGGTTATTTAAATATCAATGACGGAAGACGTGGACAAATTGATGTAGATTACTGGACACCTGAGAATACTGATGCTCAGTTTCCAAAACCAGGAGGCCCTACAGAAAGTAATAATCCTAAATACGGTTCTACTTTAGGGTATTTTGACGGATCATTTGTTAAGTTAAAAACTATTACTCTTGGTTATAGTCTCAATAAGCAATGGATTAAAAGCGCCGGAATGGAAAAGCTGAAACTTTACTGCACTATTCAGAATCCATGGGTAATTTATTCTCCATATCATAAAGTATCTGGATTAGATCCTGAAACTAATTCTTATGCAAACGACGCTTCAAATATGGCTGTTGCCTATTCAGGAAACTTAAGCCGTTTGTTAACTGTAGGTTATAATACGCCTCAGTCACGCAATCTGATTTTGGGACTTAGTATAATTTTTTAA